Proteins encoded within one genomic window of Pseudomonadota bacterium:
- a CDS encoding four helix bundle suffix domain-containing protein has product MSTETLIPPHGGYRELKSYQMAEIIYDATTVFCDRFINKRSRTHDQMVQAARSGKQNIAEGSMASGTSKKTELKLIGVARASLEELLLDFQDFLRQKDLPLWGKDHAKAKEVRALAYRSNKSYSTYKTYFESSSPEASAEVAANAAICVIHQANYLLDQQLKALEKAFLEEGGFTERLYRVRSQTRKGKQ; this is encoded by the coding sequence ATGTCCACTGAAACCCTCATCCCGCCTCACGGAGGATATCGCGAATTGAAGTCTTACCAGATGGCGGAGATTATTTACGACGCCACGACGGTATTTTGCGACCGCTTTATCAACAAGCGGTCAAGAACTCATGACCAGATGGTGCAGGCGGCACGGAGCGGCAAGCAGAATATTGCCGAGGGCAGTATGGCCTCCGGTACTTCGAAGAAGACTGAACTTAAGCTCATCGGTGTGGCACGGGCAAGCTTGGAAGAACTACTCCTTGATTTTCAGGATTTTCTGCGGCAGAAAGATTTGCCCCTTTGGGGCAAAGATCACGCCAAAGCGAAGGAAGTCAGAGCTTTGGCGTATAGGTCCAATAAGTCCTATTCGACCTATAAGACCTATTTTGAAAGCTCTTCCCCCGAAGCTTCTGCCGAGGTTGCCGCTAATGCTGCGATTTGTGTGATTCACCAGGCAAACTATCTCCTCGACCAGCAGTTGAAGGCTTTGGAAAAGGCATTTCTGGAGGAGGGCGGATTCACGGAAAGGCTCTACCGTGTCCGGTCACAAACAAGAAAAGGGAAACAATAG
- the cas4 gene encoding CRISPR-associated protein Cas4, whose product MTNTTYKTYTESKDSQDDLIMISALAHFYYCKRRCALIHIEQIWNENVFTAEGRIMHERVHEEGDESRGNVRIARGVPLRSLRLGLIGKADVVEFHRIDKQTWQPFPVEYKRGKPKPDYCDSVQLCAQAICLEEMLSVAVPQGALFYGKTRRRLDVAFDEVLRKETEETADKAHLLIASGTTPPPVYAKRCESCSLIGECLPEKIGKHSSVKRYLMRMMESP is encoded by the coding sequence ATGACCAATACGACTTATAAGACCTATACCGAAAGCAAAGATTCCCAGGATGATCTCATTATGATTTCGGCGCTTGCTCATTTTTACTATTGTAAACGCCGATGTGCATTGATCCATATTGAACAGATCTGGAATGAGAACGTCTTCACTGCCGAGGGCAGGATCATGCACGAGCGTGTGCATGAGGAAGGGGACGAGTCAAGGGGTAATGTGAGGATTGCAAGGGGTGTTCCGTTGCGATCCTTGAGGTTGGGATTGATCGGCAAGGCCGATGTGGTGGAGTTTCACCGGATTGACAAGCAGACCTGGCAGCCTTTTCCTGTGGAGTACAAGCGGGGCAAACCCAAACCGGACTACTGTGATTCGGTGCAACTTTGCGCGCAGGCCATCTGTCTGGAAGAGATGCTGTCTGTTGCAGTCCCTCAAGGGGCTCTTTTTTATGGCAAGACACGCAGGCGTCTCGATGTAGCTTTTGATGAAGTCCTTCGCAAGGAAACTGAGGAAACAGCAGACAAGGCTCATCTGTTGATCGCCTCCGGTACAACGCCGCCGCCGGTTTATGCGAAGCGCTGTGAAAGCTGTTCCCTCATCGGGGAATGTCTGCCGGAAAAGATAGGGAAACATTCTTCTGTAAAGCGTTATCTCATGCGTATGATGGAGTCGCCATGA
- the cas1c gene encoding type I-C CRISPR-associated endonuclease Cas1c: MKKHLNTLYVTTQGAYLSKEGETVVVKIDGEVRLRIPVHTIGGIVCFGNVGCSPFLMGFCAENQVALSFLTEHGRFLAKIQGAVSGNVLLRREQYRKADDLAFSAGVAKFILTGKITNCRTILQRALRDHGNKINEQELRNAVMRLNRQLEFFDQEYPLDVLRGLEGDSAHIYFSVFDHLIVAQKETFRFDERNRRPPLDNVNCLLSFIYTLVMHDVRSALETVGLDPAVGFLHRDRPGRPGLALDLMEEFRPFIADRLALSLINLQQVQGKGFKKMDSGAVIMNDDTRKTLLVAYQERKQEEITHPFLGEKVMIGIIFHIQALLMARYLRGDLDGYPPFIWK; the protein is encoded by the coding sequence ATGAAAAAACATCTCAATACCCTTTATGTGACCACGCAGGGGGCGTACCTTTCCAAAGAAGGGGAGACGGTCGTCGTCAAGATTGACGGCGAGGTACGTCTGCGCATCCCCGTACACACCATCGGCGGGATTGTCTGTTTCGGCAATGTCGGGTGCAGTCCTTTTTTGATGGGTTTTTGCGCTGAAAATCAGGTAGCATTGAGTTTCTTAACGGAACATGGCCGGTTTCTGGCGAAGATTCAGGGGGCTGTCTCAGGGAATGTTCTTCTCCGCCGGGAGCAGTACCGGAAGGCAGATGACCTTGCATTTTCTGCCGGGGTTGCCAAATTCATACTTACCGGAAAGATTACAAATTGCCGGACCATATTGCAAAGGGCGCTTCGGGACCATGGAAACAAGATCAATGAACAGGAGCTGCGTAACGCCGTAATGCGGCTTAACCGGCAGCTTGAATTTTTCGATCAGGAATATCCCTTGGATGTCCTGCGGGGATTAGAAGGGGACTCGGCGCATATCTATTTCAGCGTCTTTGATCATCTGATTGTTGCGCAGAAAGAGACGTTCCGTTTCGATGAACGTAACAGGAGACCGCCCCTCGACAACGTAAACTGTCTTTTGTCCTTTATCTATACGCTTGTGATGCACGATGTCCGGTCTGCTCTCGAAACGGTGGGACTGGACCCGGCTGTAGGTTTTCTCCACCGGGATCGGCCAGGAAGACCGGGACTTGCCCTCGACCTGATGGAGGAATTCAGACCCTTTATTGCCGACCGACTTGCGCTTTCACTTATTAACCTTCAACAGGTTCAGGGCAAGGGTTTCAAAAAGATGGATTCCGGGGCTGTCATTATGAACGATGATACAAGGAAGACCTTGCTTGTGGCCTACCAGGAAAGGAAACAGGAAGAAATTACCCATCCTTTTCTTG